In the Streptomyces formicae genome, one interval contains:
- a CDS encoding stealth conserved region 3 domain-containing protein, with protein MKITYLLGWGDEMGGTELATYTQAQHLAERPGIEVEILSVFRTRAEPFFPEARELPLRYLVDRTATPERPVRATELDDAACRTLAALPSELIRPAWEDAFDRLSDIELTAALGALDTDVLVTTTPALLAAAVALAPARVVTVHQEHRPTQRRGPSGEPLLLHAPRLDALVTLTGRTRDWLAESLGATAPELAVIPNAVPDGFRPRADGESKVIVMAARLTGEKRVDHAVRAFAQIADAHPEWSLRIFGGGHRERQLRRLVDGFGLHDRVELLGPCQDMAAEWAKAGLSLMTAGHNEAFPLVLLEALAAGVPVIAYDVVTGPAEIVRHRVDGLLVPPGEIGELAVAMDELMGDDETRRGYARAAREGVYARFSSAGVTARWEELYTRLVAGRDRPERLGGRADRVALGVASGGCGFRPTAPHTYDAAAGADERTREDEILAADTEGRIIRSVGRLAERRDDVRTPRMADWNLELAASALAARDVPHVLVRTPGSTSHTLAVDADDRDRALKALADALHGQPVYAELVNPRDAAPGTVLAERLDGIGELAGVKLFKPVTTTTLSLRHGAGQACTVAFWNRDEAGFRAPFGTTLAGAELPSLTPTATLRVADRAYPTLQVFTELLVKDVDFPVDAVYTWVDDRDPEWRARRDAALGGAGPASADNGAVRFRNRDELRFSLRSIAMYAPWIRHVYLVTAGQRPDWLADEHPGLTVVDHRDLFADPEGCLPTFNSHAIESQLHRIEGLSEHFLYFNDDMFLGRPTTPETFFLSNGTPRFFWSSASVPALPVSPADEGYLGAAKNNRELLREAFGRTTTHSFFHVPYALRRSVLREITERFPAETGDTARSRFRSVTDLSLVSSLHHHYAYLTGRAVPGGISYDFVDIGDRHDHARLGRLLQSRDKTAFCIGESPDSAVTDEEMALAIRSFLTAYFPVRSPYEV; from the coding sequence ATGAAGATCACCTACCTGCTCGGCTGGGGCGACGAGATGGGCGGCACCGAGCTCGCCACGTACACCCAGGCGCAGCACCTCGCCGAGCGGCCCGGCATCGAGGTCGAGATCCTCTCCGTCTTCAGGACCCGCGCCGAGCCCTTCTTCCCCGAGGCGCGCGAGCTGCCCCTCCGCTACCTGGTGGACCGCACCGCCACCCCCGAACGCCCGGTGCGCGCCACCGAGTTGGACGACGCCGCCTGCCGCACCCTGGCCGCACTGCCCAGCGAGCTGATCAGGCCCGCCTGGGAGGACGCCTTCGACCGGCTCTCGGACATCGAGCTGACGGCGGCGCTCGGCGCCCTGGACACCGACGTCCTGGTCACCACCACGCCCGCGCTGCTCGCCGCCGCCGTGGCGCTCGCGCCCGCGCGGGTCGTCACCGTCCACCAGGAGCACCGCCCCACCCAGCGGCGCGGCCCCTCGGGCGAGCCGCTGCTCCTGCACGCGCCGCGCCTGGACGCGCTGGTCACGCTCACCGGGCGGACCAGGGACTGGCTCGCGGAGTCCCTCGGCGCGACCGCGCCCGAGCTCGCCGTGATCCCGAACGCCGTGCCCGACGGCTTCCGGCCGCGCGCGGACGGCGAGAGCAAGGTCATCGTGATGGCCGCGCGGCTCACCGGCGAGAAGCGCGTCGACCACGCCGTGCGGGCGTTCGCGCAGATCGCGGACGCGCACCCCGAGTGGTCGCTGCGGATCTTCGGCGGCGGCCACCGCGAGCGGCAGTTGCGACGCCTGGTGGACGGCTTCGGGCTGCACGACCGGGTCGAACTGCTCGGCCCCTGCCAGGACATGGCGGCCGAGTGGGCCAAGGCGGGGCTGAGCCTGATGACGGCGGGCCACAACGAGGCGTTCCCGCTCGTCCTGCTCGAAGCGCTCGCCGCCGGGGTGCCCGTCATCGCGTACGACGTGGTGACCGGGCCCGCCGAGATCGTGCGCCACCGGGTGGACGGGCTGCTCGTACCGCCGGGCGAGATCGGCGAACTGGCCGTGGCCATGGACGAGTTGATGGGAGACGACGAGACCAGGCGCGGCTACGCGCGAGCGGCCCGCGAGGGGGTCTACGCCCGCTTCTCCTCCGCCGGTGTCACCGCGCGCTGGGAGGAGCTCTACACGCGCCTGGTGGCGGGGCGCGACCGCCCCGAGCGGCTCGGCGGGCGCGCGGACCGCGTGGCGCTCGGCGTGGCGTCCGGCGGCTGCGGCTTCCGGCCCACCGCCCCGCACACCTACGACGCGGCCGCGGGCGCCGACGAGCGCACCCGCGAGGACGAGATCCTGGCCGCCGACACCGAGGGCCGGATCATCCGCTCGGTGGGCAGGCTCGCCGAGCGCCGCGACGACGTCCGTACGCCCAGGATGGCCGACTGGAACCTGGAGCTCGCCGCGTCGGCGCTTGCCGCGCGGGACGTGCCGCACGTGCTCGTCCGCACCCCCGGTTCCACCTCGCACACCCTGGCGGTGGACGCCGACGACCGGGACCGCGCGCTGAAGGCCCTCGCGGACGCGCTGCACGGGCAGCCCGTCTACGCCGAGCTGGTCAATCCGCGCGACGCGGCGCCCGGCACCGTCCTTGCCGAACGCCTCGACGGCATCGGCGAGTTGGCGGGCGTCAAGCTGTTCAAGCCGGTGACCACGACGACCCTCTCGCTGCGGCACGGCGCGGGCCAGGCGTGCACGGTGGCGTTCTGGAACCGGGACGAGGCCGGGTTCCGCGCGCCCTTCGGCACGACGCTCGCGGGCGCCGAGCTGCCCTCGCTCACCCCCACGGCGACGCTGCGCGTGGCCGACCGCGCCTACCCGACGCTCCAGGTGTTCACCGAACTCCTCGTCAAGGACGTGGACTTCCCCGTCGACGCCGTCTACACCTGGGTCGACGACCGCGACCCCGAGTGGCGCGCCCGCCGCGACGCGGCGCTCGGCGGCGCGGGGCCCGCCTCCGCCGACAACGGCGCCGTGCGCTTCCGCAACCGCGACGAGCTGCGCTTCAGCCTGCGCTCGATCGCGATGTACGCGCCCTGGATCCGGCACGTCTACTTGGTCACCGCGGGCCAGCGCCCCGACTGGCTCGCCGACGAGCACCCGGGCCTGACCGTCGTCGACCACCGCGACCTCTTCGCGGACCCCGAAGGCTGTCTGCCGACCTTCAACTCGCACGCGATCGAGAGCCAACTGCACCGCATCGAGGGCCTGTCGGAGCACTTCCTCTACTTCAACGACGACATGTTCCTGGGCCGCCCCACCACCCCGGAGACCTTCTTCCTCAGCAACGGCACGCCCCGCTTCTTCTGGTCGTCGGCGTCCGTGCCCGCGCTGCCCGTCTCCCCCGCTGACGAGGGCTATCTGGGGGCGGCGAAGAACAACAGGGAGCTGTTGCGCGAGGCGTTCGGCCGCACCACGACGCACAGCTTCTTCCACGTGCCCTACGCGCTGCGCCGCAGCGTCCTGCGGGAGATCACCGAACGCTTCCCCGCGGAGACGGGGGACACCGCCCGCAGCCGCTTCCGCTCGGTCACCGATCTGTCCCTGGTCTCCTCGCTGCACCACCACTACGCGTACCTCACCGGGCGTGCCGTGCCCGGCGGCATCTCGTACGACTTCGTGGACATCGGCGACCGGCACGACCACGCGCGGCTCGGGCGGCTGCTCCAGAGCCGCGACAAGACGGCGTTCTGCATCGGCGAGTCGCCCGACAGCGCCGTGACGGACGAGGAGATGGCCCTCGCCATCCGCTCGTTCCTGACGGCGTACTTCCCGGTGCGCTCGCCCTACGAGGTCTGA